One Salinimonas marina DNA segment encodes these proteins:
- a CDS encoding NAD(P)/FAD-dependent oxidoreductase, whose protein sequence is MKKIVVVGGGAGGLELVTRLSKSLGKSKQAEIILIDKSRTHVWKPLLHEVAAGVIDKNSDGVDYRMHAVRHHYQFQLGNLSQINRDQKKLLLDPLYDEHQQLILPEREIDYDYLVLAMGSVCNDFGTPGVKEYCYALDSLPQAEKFHRALLNQLLKVNQSAADKNQLQVSIVGAGATGTELAAQLHHVANLARAYGMPEMSSDRLKVTILEAGDRILPALPEKIALSARKALVNLGIEVRESTMVAEATRKGFITSEGNHIDADLLVWSAGVKAPDFLTEMDIFETNRANQILVTAELRSTVDDTIFVIGDCCGFKQPDGSWVPPRAQSAHQMASTAAKNLEAVFNDKPLTQYEYKDYGSLVHLSKYSTVGSLMGGLSKGSMFVEGRLAKLVYVSLYNNHQFTVHGWLKGIATLFSRKLSNIVGPKFKLH, encoded by the coding sequence ATGAAAAAAATTGTGGTAGTTGGCGGAGGCGCCGGCGGACTTGAACTGGTCACCCGGTTGAGCAAATCGTTGGGTAAATCCAAACAGGCTGAAATCATTCTTATCGACAAGTCCCGAACCCATGTCTGGAAGCCCTTGTTGCACGAAGTGGCGGCGGGGGTTATCGACAAAAACTCCGATGGCGTAGATTACCGCATGCATGCGGTTCGGCATCACTATCAGTTTCAGCTGGGCAATCTGAGTCAGATTAACCGCGACCAGAAAAAGCTGCTTCTCGACCCCTTATATGATGAGCATCAGCAGCTTATTTTGCCCGAGCGCGAAATTGACTATGATTATCTGGTCCTGGCCATGGGCAGTGTTTGTAATGATTTTGGCACGCCCGGCGTAAAAGAGTACTGCTACGCCCTGGACTCATTGCCGCAGGCCGAGAAATTTCATCGGGCGCTGTTGAATCAGCTGCTCAAAGTAAATCAATCCGCTGCCGATAAAAATCAGCTGCAGGTAAGTATTGTGGGGGCCGGGGCTACCGGCACCGAATTAGCCGCCCAGCTGCATCATGTTGCCAATTTGGCGCGCGCTTATGGCATGCCGGAAATGTCCTCTGACCGATTAAAGGTGACCATCCTGGAAGCCGGCGATCGTATTTTGCCAGCCTTACCAGAAAAAATAGCGCTATCAGCCCGTAAAGCACTGGTGAATCTGGGTATTGAAGTACGTGAATCGACGATGGTGGCTGAGGCGACACGAAAGGGGTTTATCACCAGTGAGGGCAATCATATTGATGCCGATTTGCTGGTGTGGTCGGCGGGCGTGAAAGCCCCGGACTTTCTGACCGAGATGGATATTTTTGAAACTAACCGCGCCAACCAGATTCTGGTGACGGCGGAGCTTCGCAGTACCGTGGATGACACCATTTTTGTGATAGGCGACTGTTGTGGTTTTAAACAGCCCGATGGCAGCTGGGTACCGCCCAGAGCACAATCGGCGCATCAGATGGCCAGCACCGCCGCGAAAAACCTGGAGGCGGTGTTTAATGATAAGCCGTTAACACAGTACGAATACAAAGATTATGGCTCGTTGGTCCATCTAAGCAAATACAGCACCGTGGGCAGTTTGATGGGTGGCTTGTCCAAAGGCAGCATGTTTGTAGAAGGACGGCTGGCTAAACTGGTGTATGTGTCGCTGTATAACAATCACCAGTTTACCGTTCATGGGTGGTTAAAAGGGATCGCTACCTTGTTCAGTCGTAAGCTTAGCAATATTGTCGGGCCTAAATTCAAATTACATTAA
- a CDS encoding DUF2721 domain-containing protein, with protein MDTLIPSLSQLIEFAVAPVFLLTGVAGFLSVMSGRLGRISDRVRVAERRIQTLADPQLVERSKQEIILLWSRVRATNWAIGFCVASGLMICLVIGLLFAGSLLVIDLKLPIVMLFVAAMLFLICALILFLVEVRLATRAVDIVRTIHKPQKYRHGPPPPL; from the coding sequence GTGGATACATTAATACCCAGTCTTTCTCAGCTTATTGAATTTGCCGTTGCGCCGGTATTTCTACTGACCGGTGTGGCCGGGTTTCTTAGTGTTATGTCAGGCCGTCTGGGGCGTATTTCTGACCGGGTCAGAGTTGCCGAGCGACGCATTCAAACTCTGGCCGACCCGCAGCTGGTGGAGCGCTCAAAACAAGAGATTATCCTATTGTGGAGCCGGGTACGGGCGACTAACTGGGCCATCGGTTTTTGTGTGGCCTCCGGTTTGATGATTTGTCTGGTCATCGGGTTACTCTTTGCCGGCTCCTTGTTGGTAATTGATTTAAAGCTTCCCATCGTGATGCTGTTCGTGGCCGCCATGCTATTTTTGATTTGTGCACTGATTTTGTTTTTAGTGGAAGTGCGCCTGGCCACCCGGGCGGTAGATATTGTGCGCACCATTCACAAGCCTCAAAAGTACCGTCACGGCCCACCGCCACCGCTGTAA
- a CDS encoding flavin reductase family protein: MSRDYHYYEPKNGHGLAHEPFNAIIAPRPIGWISTRSREGQVNLAPYSFFNAFNYTPPIIGFASVGYKDTVKNIEETGEFCWNLVSEPLMESMNQTSAKVDADTDEFGLSGLRKGRAKQIAVPFVADSPAIMECRKTQIVRLQDKEGQPCDSWMVFGEVVAVHLHPDTLQDGSYQTLAGQPVSRGGGPGDYFTISKADKRIMPRPD, encoded by the coding sequence ATGTCTCGAGATTATCATTACTATGAACCCAAAAATGGCCACGGTCTGGCCCATGAACCTTTCAATGCCATTATTGCTCCACGTCCTATAGGCTGGATTTCAACGCGAAGCCGAGAGGGGCAGGTGAACCTGGCACCTTACAGCTTTTTCAATGCCTTTAACTACACACCACCGATTATTGGCTTTGCCAGTGTGGGCTACAAGGATACCGTAAAAAACATCGAAGAAACCGGTGAATTTTGCTGGAACCTGGTCAGTGAGCCGCTGATGGAATCAATGAACCAGACCAGCGCTAAGGTCGATGCGGATACCGATGAATTTGGTTTGAGCGGATTACGCAAAGGCAGGGCTAAACAGATCGCGGTACCTTTTGTGGCAGATAGTCCGGCGATTATGGAATGCCGCAAAACCCAAATTGTCCGGTTACAGGACAAAGAGGGCCAGCCGTGCGATAGCTGGATGGTGTTCGGAGAAGTGGTGGCGGTTCATTTGCATCCTGATACGCTTCAGGATGGCAGTTACCAGACCCTGGCCGGGCAGCCGGTATCCCGGGGCGGCGGCCCGGGCGATTACTTCACCATCAGTAAAGCTGATAAACGTATTATGCCGCGCCCCGACTAG
- a CDS encoding alpha/beta fold hydrolase → MKTVSFAASLLLLISSLTNAAPDAPTAEDFDSLKYDGRLTGVTYPFDVKTYRFEAQGSDLEMAYMYLPAKEDFPVVTLLHGKNFTAAYWQQTAQWLHDQGYGVLMPDQIGFGKSSKPTDYQYSFAALATNTHQLMEKLGIRKTIVVGHSMGGMLATRFALLHENITQRLILVNPIGLENYLVYQHYKDIDSHYRRELKTTPEDIIQYQKENYYAGQWNADFAQHAEFLMGWVQGTDWPILAKVSALTYDMIFTQPVIEEIQYLSMPVSLIIGNRDRTGPGRDRKKDGVERAFGRYDKLGEEVQARNPQIQLTELKDLGHLPHIENFNRFKGPFLEAIARKSSKAEKKPTP, encoded by the coding sequence ATGAAAACAGTAAGCTTTGCTGCCAGCCTGTTGCTATTGATTAGCAGCCTGACGAACGCGGCCCCCGACGCGCCCACCGCGGAGGATTTTGACAGCCTGAAGTATGACGGCAGGCTCACCGGAGTTACCTACCCCTTTGATGTAAAAACTTATCGTTTTGAGGCCCAGGGCAGCGATTTGGAAATGGCCTATATGTATTTGCCGGCCAAAGAAGATTTTCCGGTGGTCACCTTGTTACACGGTAAAAATTTCACAGCTGCGTACTGGCAGCAAACCGCCCAGTGGCTGCATGACCAGGGTTATGGGGTGTTGATGCCCGACCAGATAGGGTTTGGTAAGTCATCCAAACCTACGGATTATCAATACAGCTTTGCCGCTCTGGCGACCAATACTCACCAGCTTATGGAAAAATTGGGCATCCGAAAGACAATAGTGGTGGGACATTCCATGGGCGGCATGCTGGCCACCCGGTTTGCGCTGCTGCACGAGAACATTACCCAAAGACTGATACTGGTTAACCCTATTGGACTGGAAAACTACCTTGTGTATCAACACTATAAAGATATTGATAGTCATTATCGTCGCGAGCTGAAAACCACCCCGGAAGATATCATCCAGTATCAGAAAGAAAATTATTATGCTGGTCAGTGGAATGCTGACTTTGCTCAGCATGCTGAATTTCTGATGGGATGGGTGCAGGGTACGGACTGGCCCATCCTGGCGAAGGTCAGTGCATTAACCTATGACATGATTTTTACCCAGCCGGTGATTGAAGAAATACAGTACCTGTCGATGCCGGTGAGTTTGATTATTGGTAATCGTGATCGCACCGGACCAGGTCGCGACCGTAAAAAAGACGGTGTGGAAAGAGCGTTTGGCCGGTATGACAAGCTGGGCGAAGAAGTTCAGGCGCGCAACCCTCAGATTCAACTGACTGAATTAAAGGATTTGGGCCATCTGCCCCATATTGAAAATTTTAATCGTTTTAAAGGCCCCTTTTTAGAAGCCATCGCACGCAAATCGTCGAAGGCAGAAAAAAAGCCAACGCCCTAG
- the gpmA gene encoding 2,3-diphosphoglycerate-dependent phosphoglycerate mutase, translating to MYKLVLIRHGESQWNLENRFTGWHDVDLTETGVAQAINAGKLLKDAGFEFDLAYTSVLLRAIKTLNLALEEMGQHYLPVQRHWRLNERHYGALTGLDKAETAEKHGADQVKIWRRSFDVPPPAVDDNSEHFPGNDKRYNTIDASILPKAESLKLTIERVLPYWHDVIRPSIQNGQRIIIAAHGNSLRALVKYLDGMSEEEVLELNIPTGVPLVYELDENLKPISKNYLGDADEIKKMEEAVAQQGAAKNQ from the coding sequence ATGTATAAACTGGTACTTATTCGCCATGGTGAAAGCCAATGGAATCTGGAAAACCGTTTCACGGGCTGGCACGATGTTGATCTGACCGAGACGGGTGTGGCTCAGGCCATCAATGCTGGCAAGCTACTCAAAGACGCAGGTTTCGAATTTGATTTGGCTTATACATCGGTACTGCTGCGCGCAATCAAAACGCTGAATCTGGCGCTTGAAGAGATGGGTCAGCATTACTTGCCGGTTCAGCGTCACTGGCGCCTGAATGAGCGTCATTACGGGGCGCTGACAGGTCTGGATAAAGCCGAAACAGCCGAAAAACATGGTGCTGATCAGGTGAAAATCTGGCGTCGTAGCTTTGATGTGCCACCGCCGGCAGTGGATGACAACAGCGAGCACTTCCCTGGTAACGACAAGCGTTACAACACTATCGATGCCTCGATTTTGCCTAAAGCCGAGAGCCTCAAACTGACCATTGAGCGGGTATTGCCCTACTGGCATGATGTGATCCGGCCCAGTATTCAAAACGGTCAGCGGATTATTATTGCTGCCCATGGGAACAGTTTACGTGCTCTAGTGAAATATCTGGATGGCATGAGCGAAGAGGAAGTCCTGGAGCTGAATATCCCCACCGGAGTGCCGTTGGTGTATGAGCTGGATGAAAATCTAAAGCCCATTTCGAAAAACTATCTGGGCGATGCGGACGAAATCAAAAAGATGGAAGAAGCCGTCGCCCAGCAAGGCGCGGCCAAAAACCAGTAA
- a CDS encoding PKD domain-containing protein, which produces MKALPWLLASGSLFLIGCGGSDEDNGVKENLLPRITLQSNSSAKENTIFTLSATATDPDGTISAYAWQSANPEVEFIRGQDQAEAQVRLPAVTEDKEVLFSLSVTDNQGESAMAESVITVVQVAPEIAPIPAQTAAEKSQVSIGAEVMLESGTISQYQWRQTSGPQVSLGGADTDTLEVTLPEVDSAQAALFELRVTDDDGDEATTTAQINITQSTLSLTVNGLATDAPLANANIVVMLNGEDYLEAGPTDSQGNFGFELVVDDSMADAFVSIRAKGTGDQAAAGLISLLSNFNTLMEKSGDDGVLDASEEAATTVSNVTTAKYALLKRAADTQNIFTEEAVKVFSEQVNAQEVFTLATAIKVAIDKASSEQTRLPADIVDTLALIEDATATDAFVTSVVQTVEFAEARQEIIDDPTLFATTASFDEAFAFYHLPASDLQSFSPVLHFFANGTGREGITTFSWLADGATLQVTYDGESTSTSYPQREIDGVLVQVREDHVPVTRHYTLITENATSQDYLVTYTSEYQYPETPQLATEPYSSTSVVTVKQQPQALAVEPPAKVYITLPSTSGRGSMILQDDEEAFVVSRYEAFILNQDGTGLAELTNQAIRWSTADDALVIQDFSGSHLPAGALVAQGVAKRRGLDLLAVSVVEAPNTRLYEYDAVVKAVIEPDEIRWEDVQIPGTYGYDTILGESQLDAFWIELTEEGAAYTVFTNDNNQDGVLEESEVLVYGGNWLLDETNHLVINRYLDAQTLGSAPACVSSSASCVLYNKRTWQLLNQQDDLLTVINVHDFNIGIRSDQPQPRDVTQDIRTIQKITEVPFDISDMIGR; this is translated from the coding sequence TTGAAAGCACTCCCCTGGTTATTAGCCTCTGGCAGTCTGTTTCTTATTGGCTGCGGCGGCAGCGATGAAGACAATGGTGTTAAGGAGAATCTGCTCCCGCGTATCACCTTGCAAAGCAACAGCTCCGCAAAGGAAAACACCATTTTTACCCTTAGCGCCACTGCCACCGATCCCGACGGTACTATTAGCGCCTATGCCTGGCAAAGCGCTAACCCGGAGGTTGAGTTTATTCGCGGCCAGGATCAGGCCGAGGCGCAAGTGCGATTGCCCGCCGTTACTGAAGATAAAGAAGTGCTTTTTTCATTATCGGTCACTGACAATCAGGGTGAGTCGGCGATGGCCGAAAGTGTGATAACGGTGGTTCAGGTTGCGCCTGAAATAGCACCTATCCCAGCGCAAACCGCGGCAGAAAAATCTCAAGTTAGCATTGGCGCAGAGGTTATGCTGGAGTCGGGCACAATCAGCCAATACCAGTGGCGCCAGACCAGTGGCCCACAAGTGAGTCTGGGCGGCGCCGATACAGACACACTTGAGGTGACCTTGCCTGAAGTGGACAGTGCTCAAGCAGCGCTCTTTGAACTTCGGGTAACCGATGATGATGGAGATGAAGCCACCACCACAGCGCAAATTAATATCACTCAGTCTACCTTGTCGCTCACAGTGAACGGACTGGCCACGGATGCCCCGCTTGCCAACGCCAATATTGTAGTGATGCTCAATGGAGAAGACTACCTGGAGGCAGGCCCTACCGACAGCCAGGGCAACTTCGGGTTTGAGTTGGTGGTCGATGATTCCATGGCCGATGCGTTTGTTTCAATTCGCGCTAAAGGTACCGGCGATCAGGCCGCGGCCGGGCTGATTTCTTTGTTATCAAACTTTAATACGCTGATGGAAAAAAGTGGGGATGATGGCGTGTTAGATGCCAGTGAGGAAGCTGCTACCACGGTGTCCAATGTCACCACCGCTAAATATGCGTTATTGAAACGGGCAGCGGATACTCAAAATATCTTCACGGAAGAAGCCGTCAAAGTTTTCAGTGAGCAGGTGAATGCACAAGAGGTATTTACGCTGGCCACCGCCATCAAGGTGGCCATTGATAAGGCCAGCAGCGAGCAGACCCGGTTGCCAGCTGATATCGTCGATACCCTGGCACTTATTGAGGATGCTACCGCCACTGATGCGTTTGTCACGAGCGTCGTCCAAACCGTTGAGTTTGCTGAAGCCCGGCAGGAAATTATCGACGATCCCACCTTGTTTGCCACCACCGCCAGCTTTGATGAGGCCTTTGCCTTTTATCATTTGCCAGCGTCTGACTTACAAAGCTTTTCCCCGGTGCTGCATTTTTTTGCAAATGGCACCGGTCGCGAGGGTATAACAACATTTTCCTGGCTGGCGGATGGGGCCACCTTGCAGGTAACCTACGATGGCGAGTCCACCAGCACCTCGTATCCGCAACGAGAAATTGACGGTGTCTTAGTGCAGGTGCGAGAAGACCATGTGCCGGTGACGCGTCACTATACCCTGATAACAGAAAATGCCACCAGTCAGGATTATCTGGTGACCTACACCTCGGAGTATCAATACCCCGAGACGCCGCAGCTTGCCACTGAGCCCTACAGCAGCACCTCGGTGGTGACCGTAAAGCAACAACCCCAAGCCCTTGCGGTTGAGCCACCAGCCAAAGTTTATATCACGCTGCCTTCAACCTCAGGTCGTGGAAGTATGATCCTTCAGGATGATGAAGAAGCATTTGTGGTTTCTCGTTATGAAGCGTTCATCCTCAATCAGGATGGCACTGGGTTGGCGGAACTGACCAACCAGGCAATTCGCTGGAGTACAGCAGATGATGCCTTAGTTATTCAGGACTTTTCGGGCTCACATTTGCCCGCAGGGGCCCTGGTAGCGCAAGGGGTCGCTAAGCGCCGAGGACTCGATTTATTGGCTGTGTCTGTGGTGGAAGCGCCGAACACACGCCTGTATGAGTATGATGCGGTGGTTAAAGCCGTTATAGAACCGGACGAAATACGCTGGGAGGATGTGCAGATTCCCGGAACATATGGGTACGATACCATTCTGGGTGAATCACAGCTGGATGCATTTTGGATTGAGCTTACCGAAGAGGGGGCAGCTTATACTGTCTTTACTAACGATAATAATCAGGATGGCGTGTTAGAAGAAAGTGAGGTGCTTGTTTATGGAGGGAACTGGCTGCTTGATGAAACCAATCATCTTGTTATCAACCGGTATCTTGATGCCCAAACGCTAGGATCGGCGCCCGCCTGTGTCAGCTCGTCGGCTTCGTGTGTGCTGTACAATAAACGCACCTGGCAGTTACTTAATCAGCAGGACGATCTACTTACGGTTATTAATGTTCATGATTTCAATATCGGCATTAGAAGTGATCAGCCCCAGCCACGTGATGTCACTCAGGACATCCGGACTATTCAAAAGATCACTGAGGTGCCGTTTGACATCTCAGACATGATCGGACGCTAG